The DNA sequence ttctgattctgtgtctccctctctttcttcccctcccccacttgcactatgtctctctctctctctcaaaaataagtaaacattaaaaaaaaattttaagtaggactaaattattctaaaagaaataaatcctgGGTGGTTTCAAGTGTCTTGATGTTTAAATAaacttcttgtttaaaaaaaagtgaggttgTGTGTCTTCCATGCTTGTGAGCCCTGAATGACTTCCCATTGTACTTAGCCCAAATTCCTTACGTGCTACCCACAAGCCCCCGTATGATGGCACACTGACCCTTCTCTCTCGCCATCACTCAGTAAAGCCCCACTGGCCTCCTCACTGCTATGTGCCTGGTGCCTTATACTTGTACCTCTGTCGGCTCATAATGTCAttcccttctgccctccctccGTGCTCTAGGGACCCGGGGGCCCTACCTGAGCAGGGGTCACCGAAGGCCTCACTGTCCAAAACCCTTGACTTCTTTATGGCACTTAGATCACCCCAAAACCACCAGCTGCCTGCTTCTTTGGGGTCCCCTCCCTAGCCCTGACCCCTCCACTGGTGGCCAGGCCACCCACGTTACAACATTCCTTTGTGAAAGCTGGGGCGTTAACTGCAAGGGACCCGCTGCCTGGCACAGCGCCTGACATTTGGTAAccattcagtaaatatctgtggAATGAATAAACGAATGAAAGATGTCTGCTGATTTGAATTCAGCTGACTGAAAGAAAACCCAGGACTCGAATTCCAAAAGGGGAAAGACGAGTATCTTCAAATATTCACTTTCATACCCCTTCTGCAGTTGAGCACCAACGCATGgtgcttctttttcctctcttccctcttccgtCTCTCTTTCCCCTCAGTGCTTCCACAGAGGTCCACtaacacctgctctgtgccaggtgtgatggccccccttccccccactctggTCCCCAACATGCCCCCCCAGGCATCCAGTCTTTCCCTGGGCCTCCCTCAAGTTATATCCCTTGTGCAGTCACCCGCAGCTACCCCTCCTCTGTGGGCCTTCACTGTGACTGAGCCCTGAGGTCAGGACACCCTGGGGAGGAGAAATGAAGGATTCTCCAAGGAACCCGCCATGGCCACGTGTTTGCTAACATGTTTGTCCAGAGTCAAAGTTCTGGAGGATCTATACAGCAagtcttttataaaatgaatgacaaCAACCCTGTCTTTCAGGTGTTTTCTTTGCAGTCCCAGGAGCCTTATCAGCTGGTTATGACCCTGGACTGCCCCCTTGAGTCCTCTGAGCTTCAGATTCCAGGGAGCATTTGGCTCTCTCAACCCCTTTGAGTTCTCAATCTTCTGTAAGCGCCAGGACACGCATCCATCCGTTCAGGCTTGGTAGCAGCCAGGATGAGTCAAACCCTCTATGGGCTCATCTCCCAGGGACAAAACATCATTCCTGGGTGTGAGGGAGGTGTGGCGAGCTGGGCAGAGGGTCTGCCAGGACCCTCTCTTGGATCTGGGACCTCTCTAGCTGTGCCTGCAGTGAGAAGCCTTCCAGGGTTCTGGATGCTGTCCTTCAGAAGAGGCCACTGGATGAGCTGTGGGATCACATGGGAAGGCATGCGGTGCTCTGACAGCGAGGGTTTATCAGGCTTTGGAATCAAGTTTAGGAAGGTGGGGTGAGAGGAGAGACTCAATCCTTTCCCAGCACCATCAATAACCGGCATGATTTCAGAGATGAGGTAATGGAGTAAGAGGGCACAGGGAAGGATCCAGAGAAGCACAGAGGAAGGGGGCAAACCCTGTACAGTTTCCCTGGAGAGCTCAGCAAAGGGCCCAGAGGTGAGGGGAGCTGTGGCTGGCCCAGAATAGATCTGCTGGCCCAATTCTGCAGGTTCTGGGACCCCAGAAACAGGAAGCCCTGcagcatttttaaagttatttaatttgaaagacagggagagagagagagagagaatgagcaggggaggggtagagaggaagagagacagaatcctcgatctcatgaactgtgagatcataacctgagccaaaaccaggagtcagatgcttagctgcctgagccacccagctcaacctccccaccacccccctgcAGCATTTTCCAGTCTGCTGGTCTTTCCCGGTCTCCTCTGAGGTTCCAGCACATGCTCAAACATCCCCTCCATTTCTGCCTTTCCAGGAGACTTAGGATTGGAAAATTAAATCTACGTTCTCCCTCCATCGAGCTACCACTGCCAATTGGATCCCGGGGTCCCTGGGGCCGAGGCGTAAGTGAGGGGCAGGGCCTGGCTACAGGTGTGGGTGTTCAGATTTCCCTAGCGGGCCCCCAGCAGGGAAGGAGCCCGCAGAGGCAGCCTCCCCTGAAGCACAGCCTCTGCATCATCGGCAAACAGCTTCCCTTGCACCTCGGGGAGGAAGTGTTAATGAGGAGAGCAGTGGGGAAGGGTTGCGCCTGCCTGTGGTTGTAACAGTTTGCTTCTCTTCGCTCACAGGGACTGAGTTGCTTACACACGCCTTCTTGAGGGCAGGACAGTCACCGCTAATAAAGAATGTGTGTGCATTTATACCAGTCAACTAACTGGAAGTGCCCAGTGCAAGCATTTCTAAACCAAAGACCTGTACTAGAGTGCAGCTGTCAGAATGGTGACAAGCGGCCCACGCCACAAGTCAAGGCCAGTGTTGAAGGCTAAgatctctgcctctcctatgGCAGAGGACCCTGAGGAGGACCCAGCCCATCCACAGCCCCTACCTTTGCACCCAGGTCCAAAGTAAAGGTCCTCCCACCCGGGAGGGAACGGATGCAATAAACCCACACAGGATTGTCCAGAAGGTAACCAAGCCAGGACTGAAGTGAGGCAGGGGGCGGTCCTGCTTGAACTAGGGCTCCGCCCACCTGcagcctccccccctcccaggcAGGAGGCGAGGCACAGCACCGAaggatgctgggggtgggggcatgttCCTGGGATACTGTCCTGGGACCCTTCCCCTGGCCCCCATGTCACACGCCTGCCTCTTTCTACGGCACAATCTATGGGTCGACAAGGAGAAAGACTCTGGAGGCCTCCTTCCAGAAACCAGAGCCAGGCCGGGAAAGAGTGCAATAAACACAAATGTGGTCAGAGCCTACCGTGTGCACACCCAAGGTCAGCACTAACATAAGGCAGCAGGAAACCAGAAGAAGAATCAAGACACTGCCTCTGCCCATAAGGAGCTACGTCTAAAAAAGATGGTAGAAAAAGCAGCGAAGAGTAAACAAAGTGGGTGCATGAAAAGGCCTCAGTCAAGAACTGCACAGTCCTTGCAGCCAGCGATGGTGACAGGGCAGTGCTCCTTAGACACCAGGTTTTGTTCTGCTGAGGGGCCTTTATGAGGGAGGAGACCGGAACCCAAGGGTTGAGGGTCTGAGGAGGGGAAGTTTGGGGAGGATGAGAAAGTATCTGGAAGCCTTGGGAGACAGAAAGGTTTGGAAAAACAGAGATGTTTTAAGTGGGACTTGGGATGATTGTGCCCCACAGGCACTATGGAAAGCTTCCCTCAACTTCGCACAAAACCTTCATAAAATCCACCTGCCAGTTGTTTTGGAGATGAAGTAACGTCAGGGGCCCCGGTGATGGATTGAAGGTGACTCGGATGGatggccagggctggggcaggcaaAGGGCATTCAGACACTCCTGGATTACAGCAGGAAGTGGGGTCTGGGTTTCCAGGAGGGGAGGCGGctgagggctggggcagggaagggatggGAATGCTTTGCCGGGCCTGATGGCATGATGGCTaagacaggagagggagggcTCTGAGGAGAAGAACACCCTTATGAGAAAAAGTTGTAAGATGATGCAAAACTGACAGAAAGCCTCAAGCCCAAACCAGTGAAAGAAATTTCTGGGGgacagagtgaggggcagagggaggtggtAAGACCTAAGTTACTAATTCTAGTCTCTTCCAGCCTGTATATCAGTGAATGTGGCCTATCTCACAAAAGAGCTGCAAAGATCTCTCATTTGGACTAGTGAATAACCCCCAACGGGgctcctgcctccagcccctccgGCCCTCCAATGTATTTCCCACACATGGTGACACTAGTGTAAGCTTTTAAAAGTCCAGCTCTATGATTTCACTCCTCTTTAAAGTCCTTCaccgggcacctggatggctcagtcagttaagcgtctgacttcagctcaggtcatgatgtcacagctcgtggttttaagccccgcatcgggctctgtgctgacagctcagagcctgcagcctacttcagattctgtgtccccttctctctctctgcccctgcccctgcacctctcacactcggtctctctcagggaaaaaaaaaaattaaaaaaaaagttaaagtccTTCAATGACCACTCATCACCCAGCCACCAGAATTAACCTAACTCCTGAGTGAGGCACACAGCACCTCATAATCAGGCTCTGTCCATCTTTCCAGCCTCGTTCATGGTCACTTCGCCCTCATCCCTCAAACTTTGCCACACTGAACCACACACAGTTCCTCTAACACAATTCGCTTTTTcacacctcagggcctttgcatatgctccCCTTGCCCAGTCCTTTGCCTGAAGTGCTTGCTTCGGCTCAACCACCAGCACCGCAGAAGCCTTCTGTGACCCTCTCTTCCCATCACCGTATTCTCACGGCACCTCTTACACAATTCTAGGCTGGCACGTGCACATTGTGTTCTTCACAGCCAGCACTAGCACAGGGCCAAACTCACTGCTGCCCTCCAGAAAATGTTCAATAAACGACTGAACTCACAACTCAAAAAGACCACACAGTAGATACCCATGGCAGAGTCTATCTCACTGACAAACacccctttttctccttttctttgggAGATGTCAGGTGGACCAAAGGTGGACATTTGATCTGAACTGGGCCAAACAGATTCCCTCTCAGGAAAGTGGAattggggagtgcctgggtggctcagtcggttgagtgtccaacttcagctcaggtcatgaactcgcggttcatgggttcgagccccacatcgggctctgtgctggccgccagctcagagcctggagcctgcttcagattctgtgtctctttctctctctgctcctcccctgttcacacactctctctgtctctcaaaaataaataaatgtaaaaataaaatttaaaaaaaaaggaaagtgaaattgGCCCCAAGAGAAGTAAGTTTGTTTCTGGAATGACACCATGTAAACTTCAGAATATAAACTTTCTGAGGCCTGTCTACCCTGCTGTTCGAACCGTGGCATAGGGAAGATCACTCctaaaagatagaaaatgaagcAGCCAGCTAGAGGATTTCGGATGGCTTTCTGGTTCCCGGGTCCAGCCCTCTCGTGAGACCGTCAGGGATTCCTATCCCCAGGCTCTGTGAGCCACCTCTGTGTCCTAATAATCTGTCCGCTTTGTGTTTGAGCTTCAAAACATTTCTGTTCCTGACCATGTAAGCCAAATTTTGTCCTTGGAACAGCTACTTGGGgctgtttcttttcaaaaacattttatgttaataCATAAACCACACTTGGGCACAGATCAGACTGTAAATTAACAAACACATGCAGAACTAGCAACATAAATTACTGGGCccaatgcaaaagaaaaacactctTTGTTCAAAAAGTACAATGAAATGTCCTAAAATATAAAGCTTCCTCTTTTGCAATCTCTCTCTTAACTTGTCAtgatatttatttgctatttaatggctaagtaaataaatattaacatttaaaatcattaaaatgcactttatcatttatctttatattGCATATTGTGTGTATGGAGAACCACCAAAATTGTACCATctgtgtttcttggtttctcctgGAAGATATGCCAAGCCAGCCAAAGAGTAATGAGCCTAAGTCCCCCgcaggcactgagctgtctgATGGAGAATTCCATCAGATAATGGGAGACTTTCCAGGGGAAGCACAGATCCTGAAAACTCCTGCAGTTCCCAACCTGAGACTCAGGCCCAGCAAGCTTGACCAGCAGCTGGGTCCTTCTTCCCATCAGCCCCCAGATCCATGTGCCATGTCCTGGCTGGAGTCAGGGAGGTTAGGTCAGACATCTCACATTACAGTAAACCGGCCAACCCAACCCACAGCAGACAGGTGAATCCTGGGGTCTTTAAACCTCCACATCTGGATGTGCCTAGCATCTGGTGGGCAAGAGACTCACCCTCACCAAGTCACTTGCTGAATGTGCCATGGACCTGCTATTCCGGGGCAGAAATGGCAACCATCATGCCAAgattttgagagcatgagcataCCCTTGACTCTCCCTGAATGCATGCCAGCCctcacaaaagcagaaacagaaagcagCACTGTTCactgggtgagggaggggaggctgggtctCAGAGCACCAGCAAGCTGGGAAGTGAGTGGTTAAGAACCCATCCCAGGGAGGAGTGTAGGCTTCAGTAGTTGGTACCAGTCACGCGTCATGGCTCCAAGTCCCTGGCACATGCTCCAGAGTCCCATCAGGTTTCACTTCCAATCCACACTTTCAAAGATAAAACTAAGAATTTCAAGGCATCGGCTACAGAGCACTAAACCCTAAGTGCTGGGCTCTTCTACACATGGAACTGTGTGTAATGATGCCACTCATACACCTATGAAGTTGGCCCTGGACACATGAAAAAGATCGGTAAACCCCattaaataacataaacatagaaagctaaaggaaaagaaggaaaatagacttcaggtaacattaaagaaatttagagCACGAAGACCCACAAGCCATTAATATCATTCCCATCTAACGTGAAGGACAAGCTACAAAGCAAGTATCTTTATTCCCTTTGACCTTGACCACTGAATTGACCAGAAGATGTAGTATGTGTGGATAAACCAAAAGTAGATTTCCAAGCCCTTTCAGGTTTTATTCCAAAATGTAATGCTGTTAGCCATTCAAAGGGTATTTTGTGAAAGTAGGTAGAATCCTATCAAAGCAACAAAAGGCAGGAAACATTACTAGTTTCCTTTGCCCTAATAACTTAGGCTTTTACGGCTTGACAACTCTACATGAGCTTCCCTTCTCGAGGCTTATACAAAAAACTTTCTGTTGGCATTGGCTCCAAACAAAGCCTTTCTTATTTCAGGCATCTTTTGCTGAGCTAAGAGATCCAGTCGGCTTTCTAGGGTATTAGAAACCTTTATTCTCTGATTGCCGCTGTAGATCTCCACTCCTCCAGCTGCATTGGTAGCCAGGTGCACCTCTTGATCCACTTGGACTTCCACACATTTTTGGGAGACCATCATGTATTCAGGGATGGCTTTTTGGACTGCAGCCTCCACCAGGAGGAGGTCCTGTGGCCGGCAGCGTACAATTACCACAGGCTCTAGCAGTCGGAGCAGTCCCTGAAGCACTAGTTTATCCAGCAGCCGCTGGTAGGTTTCTGGGTCTGCCACAATCCTTCTGAGTCTCAGCCTTGCATCATTCAGCAGCTCTGAGATGAGGTCATCTCGGGCTCTCAGGACTTTCAGCCGTGCCTGATTCCTCATGGTGGACATCTGGATCTTCTTCTGCTGCTCTATCTGCTTCTCCTTTTTCTGATAATACTCCATAATCTTCAGTCGTTGGGTTTGCACAAGACGTCCTTTCTCAATGTTGAACTCTTCCTCAGACTTGGCATctatttcttctgccttctcGTTGGCTTCCTGCTCAATGAAAGCCATCATGTGCTTAATCTGCTTCTGCACATCAACATCACTCAAAGCCATGGTTTGCTCATGGAAAGGGAGGTAGAGGAAGAACTGGCAGGCCCTCTGGTTCCTTTGATTCAGGGTTGAGATTCAGGAATAACTTCAGAGTTTCACTTCCTTAGCTATGGAATGcatcagggaaggaaggaaagagttaGAGTCCAAAAGGAAGGATTGTGAAGACCATCTATTActgctcatttcacagatgaggaagctgaggcccaggaagaaaaagaaacctgtcCAAGATCATACCCTATAAGAAAAGAGATGTGAATCTGGGTTCCCAGAGTTATACCTCTATTACACTCAACACTTTTgcatcataaaataataaaattagtccAGAAGTTGCTATCTGGCTTACGACTCAGATAGCAAGTTGAAGGGATGAAATGCCAAATTAATACAGAAATAGGAAATGTATGTCCATTTTGGTCTGGAATGGACTGGGGAGAAGTATATGAAACTCATTGGCAGATAGGATGCAATCCAGGAAGGCTGCCTAGAGGCAGAAGGGTTTCAAGATATCTCAAATAATATAAAGAGTCAGAATACTGGTAGACAGATGGTGACATCTTGGAGAGAACTGGGAGGTGAGAGGGGTTGGAGGTAGTCTTTCCTCTGGAAGTGTTTTCCAAACCTAGATGTACATCTGAATCACCTAGGGAAACTTTCAGAAATACAGATTTCCGTGTCTGACTACAGACTACTGAATTAAATCGCTACCAATAGGGTCTGAGAATCCACATCTTAAAAAGACTTTCTGGGATCCTTAATgagctcagaaaaaaagatacatgaagaaaataaaactagcaacaaagagatagaaaatatttgaaagaaccAAACAAATTTTGGAGCTAAAGAATATAACTGAATTGAAAAAACTCACTACAGGAATTCAACAACAACCTTAATGTAGAAAAGAATGAACCAAAAGATTCAAAGGTCATTTGAAACTATCCAGCCAGagaaataacactttaaaaaagaaaaaaggttgagAAAGCCTAAGGGACACATGGGATATTGTTAACTGTATCAATATATGCAATATGGGAGTTCCCGtgacagaaaacttatttgaagaaatactcCCCATGTCAGAGGAAGAAAGTGGACATCCAtgttcacaaataaaaatgagaaaggagtcAAATCATGTCACTAAAACCAGTcaacaaaatacaaaggaaagcagcaggagaggaagaggggcaaaaAAGCTAcaagacatacagaaaacaatgaacaaaataacaaTAGTATGTCTTTCCCTATCAGTCATTACTTTagatgtaaatggattaaactcccTGGGGGGGGCTGAATAggtaaacttctttaaaaaagattcaaataggggcgcctgggtggttcagtctgttgagcctctgacttccactcaggtcatgatctcacgatttggttcgtgggttccagccccgcatcaggctctgtgctgacagctacctcagagctcagagcctagagcctgtcctcggattctgtgtctccctctctctctgaccctcccctgcttatgctgtctctctctctctctaaaaaataaataataatttttaaaaagattcaaatataTGTTGTCTGTAAGACACTTGCTTTAGATTTAAAGACACATAGGctgaaagtgaaagaatggaaggagataTTCTAGGCCATTAGGAACCAAAGGAGAGCAGGAGTGGCCATACTTATGTCATATAAAATAGATCTGAAGTTCAAAAAAATGTTACAAGgtacaaagaaggacattatatatgATGAAAGATCAATTTACTAGGAAGATATAAgaattatcatatatatatatacccaataTCAGAGCACCCAAACATATGAAGCAAAAGTTGTCAGAACTGAAGAGAGTAATAGCAACACAAAACGATGAGgagattttaatattccacttttGTTAAATGGGTAAAATATCCTCACAAAAGATTAAGGAAACAGAGGGCTTGGAACAAAAATACGGGCCAAATGTTCCGAACAGGCAgatagacatatacagaacagtccacccaacaacagcagaatccACCTTCatcaagcacacatggaacattttttaGCACAGGTCACGTTAGGTTAtaaaaaacaagtcttaacaaatttaagaagattgaaatcatagcAAGTATCTTTTCTaaaccacaatggaatgaaactagaaatcagcagcagaaggaaaattgggaaattcacaaatatatagaaattaaacaacacactcttGAACaacccatgggtcaaagaagaaatcaaaaggggatagaaaatatcttaagataaaaattaaaatacaatatatcaaaaCTGATGGTATGCAACAAAAGCAGTActaaaagggaagtttatagcataAATGccttcattaaaaaacaatagtcaagtggcacctggatggctcagtgagttaagcgtccaacttcagctcaggtcatgatctcggggttcacaAGTTCTggccctgagtccagctctgtgctgacagctcagagcctggagcctgcttcggatcctgtgtctccctcgctctctgcccctgccccactctctctctctctctctcccaaagaaaaagaaacattaaaaaaattttttaaagatagtcaAACAATCTAACTCTATACCTCAAGTatctagaaaaagagcaaactaagcccagaattagcaaaataaaggaaataaagcaataaaactaaaagctgatttttgaaaagataaaattgacaaatctttacctggactaaaagagagagagagagagaagactcaaaatcaaaatgaaaaaggagtaCTACTGTAgccacagaaatacagaaataaaaaaggattataagagactactataaaCAGTTATATACTGACAAACTGAAGAAACTATAATACATAGATAAATTACTAGAAATATACAACCCACCTAGACTAAattatgaagaaactgaaaatctgATCATATCTACATAGTAAGAGGatcaaatcagtaatcaaaagcatctcaaaaaacaaaagcccaggaccagatggcttcactggagaattctacctaaaatttaaagatgaatgCTAATCCTTCTCAAAccttccaaaaaactgaagaatgGGGAACGCTTTCCAAGTCATATATGAGGCTGGTGTTACCTTCATACCAAAGCCAAAGACACTCCAAGAAAAgacaactacaggccaatattccaatgaacataaatgcaaaatcctcaacaaatactAGCAAACCCAAGTCAACATAACATTGAAAGGATCATACACTATAACCAAGTAGTATTTATCCCTACAGTGCAAAGATGCTTCAATGTACAAAAACCTATCAGTGTGATACACTGCagtaacagaatgaaggataaaatcacacgatcatttcaatagacttagaaaaatatttaacaaaagtcaacatcctttcatgataaaaagtcaaaaacctaggaatagaaggaaattacctcAATATATATAATACAGCCCACATATGAAAGGCCTACAGCCTACACACTCAATAGTGAAAAGATCTAAGTCTTTCCTCTAAGAAGTATCTAAATCTCTTCTCTAcaatcaggaacaaaacaaggatagCCATTCTTGCCACTTTTGTTCAACATATTATTGGAAGCCTCAGCTATAAGCAAttagacaagagaaaaaaataaaaggtttccaaatcagaaaaaaaaaagaggtaaaatgatCTCAGATGACATAATCTTATATCTAGAAAACCCTAATGATTCCCCCAAACAGTTGGGACTAATAGAATAATTTAGTAAGttttcaggaaacaaaatcaacatacaaaaatcagtttctatacactaacaatgaataatgcaaaaaggaaattatgaaaacaatcatATTCTGTATAATGCTAGGTGAAAcaaatcaatcagagaaaaacaaatccatgtgatttcactcacatgtggaacttaagaaataaataaacaggaaaaaaaaaagagagagagagacaaaaatccaaactcttaaatacaaagaacaaactggttgCTAGAGGAGAAGTTGGTAGGGGACgggtaaaatagataaaggggattaagagtaatGAGCACTGGGACATGgatagacttgttgaatcacaatattgtacatccgaaactagtataacactgtgTTACAtattggaagaaaacaaaagccagtTGATAGAGTATGTAAAGTGCTTTGAACAATGTCTTGGACATAATGAATGctatattttattactaaaagaaagagagaaaagaaaagaaaagaaaagaaaagaaaagaaaagaaaagaaaagaaaagaaaagaatcccatGTAAAATATcatcagaaaagaacaaaatactaggaataaacttaaccaaggacgCCAAATACTTGTAcacaaaaaactacaaaacactgctgaaagaaactAAGTAAgacacagataaatgaaaagacatcctatgttcatggattagaaaactTAATATCAAGATGTTCATACTAAGCAATGTGATCCACAAATTcaatacaatctctatcaaagtcccaatgacatttttttgaagaaagaaaaaaaattctaaaattcatatggaaccagaaaggaCCCCGATTGGCCAAatagtcttgaaaaagaacaaaaccagggCCCTCACTCAAAACATATTACAATCCTAAAGTAATTAAAGCAGTATGATACCGGCATAAAGACAGAAATACAGACCAgtggagcagaatagagagcctagaaataaacctacacataTATTGATCTTTGACCAACATTGTCAAGACTgcacaatggagaaaggacagtctcttccacTACTCATGCTAgggaaactggatatccacatgccaaagaataaaactggaccttTTCCTTACACtctacacaaaaatcaactaaaatcgcattaaagacttaaacagaagtcctaaaagtataaaactcccagaagaaaacataggagaaaatcttcataaTGTTGGTCTTGGTAATGATTTCTTGGCATGACACCAAGGCAacagacaaaagcaaaacaaataggACTAGGTCAAACTCAAAATaggcacagcaaaggaaaacagtaaGGCAACCTACGGAACaggggaaaatattttgcaaaccGTATATccgataagaggttaatatcctaaatatatgagaaactcctacaactcaatagcaaagaaaaagaaaaaaaaatcaatgagcaaAGGattaggtatttctccaaagaagatatacaaatgcccAGAAGGTATatgaaaaatgctcagcatcactaacgTTAGAGACCTGCAAATAAAAACCAGATTGAGATATCTTATACCTGTTAGGATGGCCATTATCaagataggaaaga is a window from the Suricata suricatta isolate VVHF042 chromosome 4, meerkat_22Aug2017_6uvM2_HiC, whole genome shotgun sequence genome containing:
- the ATP6V1E2 gene encoding V-type proton ATPase subunit E 2, which translates into the protein MALSDVDVQKQIKHMMAFIEQEANEKAEEIDAKSEEEFNIEKGRLVQTQRLKIMEYYQKKEKQIEQQKKIQMSTMRNQARLKVLRARDDLISELLNDARLRLRRIVADPETYQRLLDKLVLQGLLRLLEPVVIVRCRPQDLLLVEAAVQKAIPEYMMVSQKCVEVQVDQEVHLATNAAGGVEIYSGNQRIKVSNTLESRLDLLAQQKMPEIRKALFGANANRKFFV